The Lynx canadensis isolate LIC74 chromosome D1, mLynCan4.pri.v2, whole genome shotgun sequence genome has a segment encoding these proteins:
- the CARNS1 gene encoding carnosine synthase 1 isoform X2: MLSLDPLGPAWDCPLASKDLEEEEGPRGGGAGLPPPGCFSGSWRHDVGLDCKGSLEGAEARAWTVYHYSLLQSCLQQAGLPETQDRSQVPRTGCPGAEVTLCILGSPGTFLSVLLEGGVQSPGNMLLCLSPAWLMKVPAPGQPGESALLVSKAVSFYPGGLTFLDDFVPPRRATYFLAGLGLGPGRGREAAELARDLTCPTGASAELARLLEDRLLTRRLLAQQGGVAVPATLAFTYKPPALLRVGDASPGLRLVELSGKEGQETLVKEEVEAFLHSEALGDALQVAVKLSGWRWRGRQALRLYSRKELGTVVDMVLALLEKLEEEESVLVEAVCPPARLPFPGSPPPGPELAVRICAVVCRTQGDRPLLSKVVCSVGREDRPLRHRSSLPQTLEVALARCGLGEATQVAVVRRRVKAAAEAALAAVLALEAGLSAEQRGGRRARTDFLGVDFALTVADRALTPVALELNGGLCLEACGALEGLWAAQRSQPAAREAAAAPLVETMLRRSAHCLMEGKQLLLIGAGGVSKKFVWEAARDYGLKLHLVESDPNHFASQLVQTFIHFDVTEHRRDEENARLLAELVRARGLQLDGCFSYWDDCLVLTALLCQELGLPCSPPAAMRLAKQKSCTQLHLLRCHGPPWPAPSLHAVPCCPLESEADVERAVHQVPLPGVMKLEFGAGAVGVRLVEDAPQCHEHFSRITRDLQGEADHPGIGLGWGNAMLLMEFIEGTEHDVDLVVYGGRLLAAFVSDNGPTRLPGFTETAACMPTGLAPEQEAQLVQAAFRCCLGCGLLDGVFNVELKLTRAGPKLIEINPRMGGFYLRDWILELYGVDLLLAAAMVACGLRPALPSHPRARGHLVGVMCLASQHLQTLSSTASRETLQALHDQGLLRFNLLEEVLVPGDYEEPYCSVACAGPSLAEARLRLLGLCQGLGIDGPHYPVAHFLSHFK; this comes from the exons ATG CTCTCTCTGGATCCACTGGGTCCCGCGTGGGACTGCCCGCTGGCCTCCAAGgacctggaggaagaggagggcccACGGGGAGGAGGCGCTGGCCTGCCACCCCCCGGCTGCTTCTCTGGCTCCTGGCGCCATGACGTGGGCCTGGACTGCAAGGGCTCCCTCGAGGGAGCGGAGGCCCGGGCGTGGACCGTCTACCACTACAGCCTCCTCCAGAGCTGTCTGCAGCAAGCTGGCCTGCCGGAGACCCAGGACcgcagccaggtgccccgcacAG GCTGCCCTGGTGCGGAGGTGACCTTATGCATTCTGGGATCCCCCGGCACCTTCCTGTCCGTGCTGCTGGAAGGAGGGGTCCAGAGCCCGG GAAACATGCTCCtttgcctgtcccctgcttggcTGATGAAGGTGCCAGCACCTGGGCAGCCGGGCGAGTCGGCCCTGCTGGTCTCCAAGGCCGTGAGCTTCTACCCGGGGGGCTTGACATTCCTGGATGACTTTGTCCCCCCACGCCGAGCCACCTACTTCCTGGCGGGCCTGGGGCTGGGACCTGGCCGGGGTCGAGAGGCGGCTGAACTTGCCCGTGACCTGACCTGCCCCACAGGAGCCTCAGCTGAGCTGGCCCGGCTGCTGGAAGACAGGCTGCTGACCAGGAGATTGCTGGCTCAGCAGGGTGGCGTGGCTGTGCCAGCTACCCTGGCTTTCACCTACAAGCCACCAGCACTGCTGCGGGTAGGGGATGCCAGCCCAGGACTACGGCTGGTGGAGCTGAGTGGCAAAGAGGGCCAGGAGACACTGGTGAAGGAGGAAGTAGAGGCCTTTCTGCACTCCGAGGCCTTGGGTGATGCCCTGCAG GTGGCCGTGAAGCTCAGTGGCTGGCGCTGGCGGGGGCGGCAGGCACTGCGTCTGTACTCGCGAAAGGAGCTGGGCACAGTGGTCGACATGGTGCTGGCATTGCTGGAGaaactggaggaggaggagagtgtcCTGGTGGAGGCTGTGTGCCCACCTGCCCGGCTGCCCTTCCCAG GCAGTCCCCCACCTGGCCCTGAGCTGGCTGTGCGGATCTGTGCTGTGGTATGTCGGACACAGGGTGACAGGCCCTTGCTGAGCAAG GTGGTGTGCAGTGTGGGCCGTGAGGACCGGCCTCTGCGGCACCGGAGCTCCTTGCCACAGACGCTGGAGGTGGCACTGGCCCGGTGCGGCCTGGGTGAGGCGACGCAGGTGGCGGTCGTGCGGCGGCGCGTCAAGGCAGCGGCCGAGGCCGCGCTGGCCGCCGTGCTGGCCCTGGAGGCCGGCCTGAGCGCTGAGCAGCGCGGCGGGCGCCGGGCCCGCACTGACTTCCTCG GCGTAGACTTCGCGCTGACTGTGGCAGACCGCGCGCTGACCCCCGTAGCCCTGGAGCTGAACGGCGGCCTGTGTCTGGAGGCGTGCGGTGCGCTCGAGGGGCTGTGGGCCGCGCAGCGCTCGCAGCCGGCGGCCCGGGAGGCCGCGGCCGCGCCGCTCGTGGAGACCATGCTGCGACGCTCGGCGCACTGCCTCATGGAGGGCAAGCAGCTGCTGCTGATCGGCGCGGGCGGCGTCAGCAAGAAGTTCGTGTGGGAGGCGGCGCGCGACTACGGGCTCAAG CTGCACCTAGTGGAGTCGGATCCCAACCACTTTGCATCCCAACTGGTGCAGACTTTCATCCACTTTGATGTGACAGAGCACCGGAGGGACGAAGAGAATGCGCGGCTGCTGGCGGAACTGGTGCGGGCACGTGGCCTGCAGCTCGATGGCTGCTTCTCCTACTGGGACGACTGCCTAGTACTCACGGCCTTGCTCTGCCAGGAGCTGGGTCTGCCCTGCAGCCCCCCGGCTGCCATGCGCCTGGCCAAGCAGAAGAGCTGCACCCAGCTGCACCTGTTGCGCTGCCACGGCCCACCCTGGCCCGCGCCCTCCCTCCATGCCGTGCCCTGCTGCCCGCTGGAGAGTGAGGCCGATGTGGAGAGGGCCGtccaccaggtgcccctgccgGGTGTCATGAAGCTGGAGTTTGGGGCAGGCGCAGTGGGTGTGCGGCTGGTGGAGGACGCACCGCAGTGCCACGAACACTTTTCCCGGATCACCCGCGACCTGCAGGGTGAGGCCGACCACCCCGGCATCGGGCTGGGCTGGGGGAATGCCATGCTGCTGATGGAGTTCATCGAGGGCACCGAGCACGACGTGGATCTGGTGGTCTATGGTGGGCGACTGTTGGCCGCCTTCGTCTCCGACAATGGCCCCACGAGGCTGCCTGGCTTCACTGAGACGGCGGCCTGCATGCCCACTGGGCTGGCACCGGAGCAGGAGGCACAGCTGGTGCAGGCGGCCTTCCGCTGTTGCCTGGGCTGCGGGCTGCTGGATGGGGTCTTCAACGTGGAGCTCAAGCTCACCAGGGCCGGGCCGAAACTCATCGAGATCAACCCTCGGATGGGTGGCTTCTACCTGAGAGACTGGATCCTGGAGCTCTATGGTGTGGACCTGCTGCTGGCTGCAGCTATGGTGGCCTGTGGCCTGCGGCCTGCCTTGCCCAGCCACCCACGCGCCCGTGGCCACCTGGTGGGCGTCATGTGCCTGGCTTCCCAGCACCTTCAGACGCTGAGTTCCACCGCCAGCCGTGAGACCCTGCAGGCTCTTCATGACCAAGGCCTGCTGCGCTTCAATCTGCTGGAGGAGGTCCTGGTGCCTGGTGACTACGAGGAGCCCTACTGCAGTGTGGCTTGTGCCGGGCCCAGCCTGGCTGAGGCTCGTCTCCGCCTGCTGGGCCTCTGCCAGGGTCTGGGCATCGATGGGCCCCACTACCCTGTTGCCCACTTCCTGTCCCACTTCAAATAG
- the CARNS1 gene encoding carnosine synthase 1 isoform X1 — translation MCPLPTLPKTHRFCPSQLSLDPLGPAWDCPLASKDLEEEEGPRGGGAGLPPPGCFSGSWRHDVGLDCKGSLEGAEARAWTVYHYSLLQSCLQQAGLPETQDRSQVPRTGCPGAEVTLCILGSPGTFLSVLLEGGVQSPGNMLLCLSPAWLMKVPAPGQPGESALLVSKAVSFYPGGLTFLDDFVPPRRATYFLAGLGLGPGRGREAAELARDLTCPTGASAELARLLEDRLLTRRLLAQQGGVAVPATLAFTYKPPALLRVGDASPGLRLVELSGKEGQETLVKEEVEAFLHSEALGDALQVAVKLSGWRWRGRQALRLYSRKELGTVVDMVLALLEKLEEEESVLVEAVCPPARLPFPGSPPPGPELAVRICAVVCRTQGDRPLLSKVVCSVGREDRPLRHRSSLPQTLEVALARCGLGEATQVAVVRRRVKAAAEAALAAVLALEAGLSAEQRGGRRARTDFLGVDFALTVADRALTPVALELNGGLCLEACGALEGLWAAQRSQPAAREAAAAPLVETMLRRSAHCLMEGKQLLLIGAGGVSKKFVWEAARDYGLKLHLVESDPNHFASQLVQTFIHFDVTEHRRDEENARLLAELVRARGLQLDGCFSYWDDCLVLTALLCQELGLPCSPPAAMRLAKQKSCTQLHLLRCHGPPWPAPSLHAVPCCPLESEADVERAVHQVPLPGVMKLEFGAGAVGVRLVEDAPQCHEHFSRITRDLQGEADHPGIGLGWGNAMLLMEFIEGTEHDVDLVVYGGRLLAAFVSDNGPTRLPGFTETAACMPTGLAPEQEAQLVQAAFRCCLGCGLLDGVFNVELKLTRAGPKLIEINPRMGGFYLRDWILELYGVDLLLAAAMVACGLRPALPSHPRARGHLVGVMCLASQHLQTLSSTASRETLQALHDQGLLRFNLLEEVLVPGDYEEPYCSVACAGPSLAEARLRLLGLCQGLGIDGPHYPVAHFLSHFK, via the exons ATGTGCCCCTTGCCCACTCTGCCCAAGACCCACCGCTTCTGCCCCTCTCAGCTCTCTCTGGATCCACTGGGTCCCGCGTGGGACTGCCCGCTGGCCTCCAAGgacctggaggaagaggagggcccACGGGGAGGAGGCGCTGGCCTGCCACCCCCCGGCTGCTTCTCTGGCTCCTGGCGCCATGACGTGGGCCTGGACTGCAAGGGCTCCCTCGAGGGAGCGGAGGCCCGGGCGTGGACCGTCTACCACTACAGCCTCCTCCAGAGCTGTCTGCAGCAAGCTGGCCTGCCGGAGACCCAGGACcgcagccaggtgccccgcacAG GCTGCCCTGGTGCGGAGGTGACCTTATGCATTCTGGGATCCCCCGGCACCTTCCTGTCCGTGCTGCTGGAAGGAGGGGTCCAGAGCCCGG GAAACATGCTCCtttgcctgtcccctgcttggcTGATGAAGGTGCCAGCACCTGGGCAGCCGGGCGAGTCGGCCCTGCTGGTCTCCAAGGCCGTGAGCTTCTACCCGGGGGGCTTGACATTCCTGGATGACTTTGTCCCCCCACGCCGAGCCACCTACTTCCTGGCGGGCCTGGGGCTGGGACCTGGCCGGGGTCGAGAGGCGGCTGAACTTGCCCGTGACCTGACCTGCCCCACAGGAGCCTCAGCTGAGCTGGCCCGGCTGCTGGAAGACAGGCTGCTGACCAGGAGATTGCTGGCTCAGCAGGGTGGCGTGGCTGTGCCAGCTACCCTGGCTTTCACCTACAAGCCACCAGCACTGCTGCGGGTAGGGGATGCCAGCCCAGGACTACGGCTGGTGGAGCTGAGTGGCAAAGAGGGCCAGGAGACACTGGTGAAGGAGGAAGTAGAGGCCTTTCTGCACTCCGAGGCCTTGGGTGATGCCCTGCAG GTGGCCGTGAAGCTCAGTGGCTGGCGCTGGCGGGGGCGGCAGGCACTGCGTCTGTACTCGCGAAAGGAGCTGGGCACAGTGGTCGACATGGTGCTGGCATTGCTGGAGaaactggaggaggaggagagtgtcCTGGTGGAGGCTGTGTGCCCACCTGCCCGGCTGCCCTTCCCAG GCAGTCCCCCACCTGGCCCTGAGCTGGCTGTGCGGATCTGTGCTGTGGTATGTCGGACACAGGGTGACAGGCCCTTGCTGAGCAAG GTGGTGTGCAGTGTGGGCCGTGAGGACCGGCCTCTGCGGCACCGGAGCTCCTTGCCACAGACGCTGGAGGTGGCACTGGCCCGGTGCGGCCTGGGTGAGGCGACGCAGGTGGCGGTCGTGCGGCGGCGCGTCAAGGCAGCGGCCGAGGCCGCGCTGGCCGCCGTGCTGGCCCTGGAGGCCGGCCTGAGCGCTGAGCAGCGCGGCGGGCGCCGGGCCCGCACTGACTTCCTCG GCGTAGACTTCGCGCTGACTGTGGCAGACCGCGCGCTGACCCCCGTAGCCCTGGAGCTGAACGGCGGCCTGTGTCTGGAGGCGTGCGGTGCGCTCGAGGGGCTGTGGGCCGCGCAGCGCTCGCAGCCGGCGGCCCGGGAGGCCGCGGCCGCGCCGCTCGTGGAGACCATGCTGCGACGCTCGGCGCACTGCCTCATGGAGGGCAAGCAGCTGCTGCTGATCGGCGCGGGCGGCGTCAGCAAGAAGTTCGTGTGGGAGGCGGCGCGCGACTACGGGCTCAAG CTGCACCTAGTGGAGTCGGATCCCAACCACTTTGCATCCCAACTGGTGCAGACTTTCATCCACTTTGATGTGACAGAGCACCGGAGGGACGAAGAGAATGCGCGGCTGCTGGCGGAACTGGTGCGGGCACGTGGCCTGCAGCTCGATGGCTGCTTCTCCTACTGGGACGACTGCCTAGTACTCACGGCCTTGCTCTGCCAGGAGCTGGGTCTGCCCTGCAGCCCCCCGGCTGCCATGCGCCTGGCCAAGCAGAAGAGCTGCACCCAGCTGCACCTGTTGCGCTGCCACGGCCCACCCTGGCCCGCGCCCTCCCTCCATGCCGTGCCCTGCTGCCCGCTGGAGAGTGAGGCCGATGTGGAGAGGGCCGtccaccaggtgcccctgccgGGTGTCATGAAGCTGGAGTTTGGGGCAGGCGCAGTGGGTGTGCGGCTGGTGGAGGACGCACCGCAGTGCCACGAACACTTTTCCCGGATCACCCGCGACCTGCAGGGTGAGGCCGACCACCCCGGCATCGGGCTGGGCTGGGGGAATGCCATGCTGCTGATGGAGTTCATCGAGGGCACCGAGCACGACGTGGATCTGGTGGTCTATGGTGGGCGACTGTTGGCCGCCTTCGTCTCCGACAATGGCCCCACGAGGCTGCCTGGCTTCACTGAGACGGCGGCCTGCATGCCCACTGGGCTGGCACCGGAGCAGGAGGCACAGCTGGTGCAGGCGGCCTTCCGCTGTTGCCTGGGCTGCGGGCTGCTGGATGGGGTCTTCAACGTGGAGCTCAAGCTCACCAGGGCCGGGCCGAAACTCATCGAGATCAACCCTCGGATGGGTGGCTTCTACCTGAGAGACTGGATCCTGGAGCTCTATGGTGTGGACCTGCTGCTGGCTGCAGCTATGGTGGCCTGTGGCCTGCGGCCTGCCTTGCCCAGCCACCCACGCGCCCGTGGCCACCTGGTGGGCGTCATGTGCCTGGCTTCCCAGCACCTTCAGACGCTGAGTTCCACCGCCAGCCGTGAGACCCTGCAGGCTCTTCATGACCAAGGCCTGCTGCGCTTCAATCTGCTGGAGGAGGTCCTGGTGCCTGGTGACTACGAGGAGCCCTACTGCAGTGTGGCTTGTGCCGGGCCCAGCCTGGCTGAGGCTCGTCTCCGCCTGCTGGGCCTCTGCCAGGGTCTGGGCATCGATGGGCCCCACTACCCTGTTGCCCACTTCCTGTCCCACTTCAAATAG
- the CARNS1 gene encoding carnosine synthase 1 isoform X3 yields the protein MCPLPTLPKTHRFCPSQLSLDPLGPAWDCPLASKDLEEEEGPRGGGAGLPPPGCFSGSWRHDVGLDCKGSLEGAEARAWTVYHYSLLQSCLQQAGLPETQDRSQVPRTGCPGAEVTLCILGSPGTFLSVLLEGGVQSPGNMLLCLSPAWLMKVPAPGQPGESALLVSKAVSFYPGGLTFLDDFVPPRRATYFLAGLGLGPGRGREAAELARDLTCPTGASAELARLLEDRLLTRRLLAQQGGVAVPATLAFTYKPPALLRVGDASPGLRLVELSGKEGQETLVKEEVEAFLHSEALGDALQVAVKLSGWRWRGRQALRLYSRKELGTVVDMVLALLEKLEEEESVLVEAVCPPARLPFPGSPPPGPELAVRICAVVCRTQGDRPLLSKLHLVESDPNHFASQLVQTFIHFDVTEHRRDEENARLLAELVRARGLQLDGCFSYWDDCLVLTALLCQELGLPCSPPAAMRLAKQKSCTQLHLLRCHGPPWPAPSLHAVPCCPLESEADVERAVHQVPLPGVMKLEFGAGAVGVRLVEDAPQCHEHFSRITRDLQGEADHPGIGLGWGNAMLLMEFIEGTEHDVDLVVYGGRLLAAFVSDNGPTRLPGFTETAACMPTGLAPEQEAQLVQAAFRCCLGCGLLDGVFNVELKLTRAGPKLIEINPRMGGFYLRDWILELYGVDLLLAAAMVACGLRPALPSHPRARGHLVGVMCLASQHLQTLSSTASRETLQALHDQGLLRFNLLEEVLVPGDYEEPYCSVACAGPSLAEARLRLLGLCQGLGIDGPHYPVAHFLSHFK from the exons ATGTGCCCCTTGCCCACTCTGCCCAAGACCCACCGCTTCTGCCCCTCTCAGCTCTCTCTGGATCCACTGGGTCCCGCGTGGGACTGCCCGCTGGCCTCCAAGgacctggaggaagaggagggcccACGGGGAGGAGGCGCTGGCCTGCCACCCCCCGGCTGCTTCTCTGGCTCCTGGCGCCATGACGTGGGCCTGGACTGCAAGGGCTCCCTCGAGGGAGCGGAGGCCCGGGCGTGGACCGTCTACCACTACAGCCTCCTCCAGAGCTGTCTGCAGCAAGCTGGCCTGCCGGAGACCCAGGACcgcagccaggtgccccgcacAG GCTGCCCTGGTGCGGAGGTGACCTTATGCATTCTGGGATCCCCCGGCACCTTCCTGTCCGTGCTGCTGGAAGGAGGGGTCCAGAGCCCGG GAAACATGCTCCtttgcctgtcccctgcttggcTGATGAAGGTGCCAGCACCTGGGCAGCCGGGCGAGTCGGCCCTGCTGGTCTCCAAGGCCGTGAGCTTCTACCCGGGGGGCTTGACATTCCTGGATGACTTTGTCCCCCCACGCCGAGCCACCTACTTCCTGGCGGGCCTGGGGCTGGGACCTGGCCGGGGTCGAGAGGCGGCTGAACTTGCCCGTGACCTGACCTGCCCCACAGGAGCCTCAGCTGAGCTGGCCCGGCTGCTGGAAGACAGGCTGCTGACCAGGAGATTGCTGGCTCAGCAGGGTGGCGTGGCTGTGCCAGCTACCCTGGCTTTCACCTACAAGCCACCAGCACTGCTGCGGGTAGGGGATGCCAGCCCAGGACTACGGCTGGTGGAGCTGAGTGGCAAAGAGGGCCAGGAGACACTGGTGAAGGAGGAAGTAGAGGCCTTTCTGCACTCCGAGGCCTTGGGTGATGCCCTGCAG GTGGCCGTGAAGCTCAGTGGCTGGCGCTGGCGGGGGCGGCAGGCACTGCGTCTGTACTCGCGAAAGGAGCTGGGCACAGTGGTCGACATGGTGCTGGCATTGCTGGAGaaactggaggaggaggagagtgtcCTGGTGGAGGCTGTGTGCCCACCTGCCCGGCTGCCCTTCCCAG GCAGTCCCCCACCTGGCCCTGAGCTGGCTGTGCGGATCTGTGCTGTGGTATGTCGGACACAGGGTGACAGGCCCTTGCTGAGCAAG CTGCACCTAGTGGAGTCGGATCCCAACCACTTTGCATCCCAACTGGTGCAGACTTTCATCCACTTTGATGTGACAGAGCACCGGAGGGACGAAGAGAATGCGCGGCTGCTGGCGGAACTGGTGCGGGCACGTGGCCTGCAGCTCGATGGCTGCTTCTCCTACTGGGACGACTGCCTAGTACTCACGGCCTTGCTCTGCCAGGAGCTGGGTCTGCCCTGCAGCCCCCCGGCTGCCATGCGCCTGGCCAAGCAGAAGAGCTGCACCCAGCTGCACCTGTTGCGCTGCCACGGCCCACCCTGGCCCGCGCCCTCCCTCCATGCCGTGCCCTGCTGCCCGCTGGAGAGTGAGGCCGATGTGGAGAGGGCCGtccaccaggtgcccctgccgGGTGTCATGAAGCTGGAGTTTGGGGCAGGCGCAGTGGGTGTGCGGCTGGTGGAGGACGCACCGCAGTGCCACGAACACTTTTCCCGGATCACCCGCGACCTGCAGGGTGAGGCCGACCACCCCGGCATCGGGCTGGGCTGGGGGAATGCCATGCTGCTGATGGAGTTCATCGAGGGCACCGAGCACGACGTGGATCTGGTGGTCTATGGTGGGCGACTGTTGGCCGCCTTCGTCTCCGACAATGGCCCCACGAGGCTGCCTGGCTTCACTGAGACGGCGGCCTGCATGCCCACTGGGCTGGCACCGGAGCAGGAGGCACAGCTGGTGCAGGCGGCCTTCCGCTGTTGCCTGGGCTGCGGGCTGCTGGATGGGGTCTTCAACGTGGAGCTCAAGCTCACCAGGGCCGGGCCGAAACTCATCGAGATCAACCCTCGGATGGGTGGCTTCTACCTGAGAGACTGGATCCTGGAGCTCTATGGTGTGGACCTGCTGCTGGCTGCAGCTATGGTGGCCTGTGGCCTGCGGCCTGCCTTGCCCAGCCACCCACGCGCCCGTGGCCACCTGGTGGGCGTCATGTGCCTGGCTTCCCAGCACCTTCAGACGCTGAGTTCCACCGCCAGCCGTGAGACCCTGCAGGCTCTTCATGACCAAGGCCTGCTGCGCTTCAATCTGCTGGAGGAGGTCCTGGTGCCTGGTGACTACGAGGAGCCCTACTGCAGTGTGGCTTGTGCCGGGCCCAGCCTGGCTGAGGCTCGTCTCCGCCTGCTGGGCCTCTGCCAGGGTCTGGGCATCGATGGGCCCCACTACCCTGTTGCCCACTTCCTGTCCCACTTCAAATAG